The Candidatus Binatia bacterium genome includes a window with the following:
- a CDS encoding glutathione S-transferase family protein — MAARSWSFYAAPMSYFSAKIRPALQYKKIEFSEVWPTRDVQRRLIDKTGVRYIPVIETDTGEWLQDSPRMLERIEDLRPSLPIFPEDASVRIVAEVFQDFCDEVLVPQALHWRWSFAEQRQWVEDDWESVFGSIANKLAAKMHGALTFYGITERSRGGAERWFHGFLDLLQAHFAESRYVLGDVVTVADYALFGPMFAHFARDPVPARIVRSRAPLVMAWLHEVSAAGPPSPWAHPPAVRETLLPVLAALGGAAVSQFLAIGPFVADALSNMPAGEESPRVLGLFEQDVFGTPEQRIASTYPLWRQQRTAHRYAALSPGDRAVADEMLGPIGVLPYLQTNFAAPLVMDGFRLRIGDGQATASAAG; from the coding sequence ATGGCGGCAAGATCCTGGAGCTTCTACGCGGCGCCGATGTCGTACTTCTCGGCGAAAATCCGCCCCGCACTGCAGTACAAGAAGATCGAGTTCAGCGAGGTCTGGCCCACCCGCGACGTGCAAAGGCGCCTCATCGACAAGACCGGCGTGCGCTACATTCCGGTGATCGAGACCGACACCGGCGAATGGCTGCAGGACAGCCCGCGCATGCTCGAGCGCATCGAAGACCTGAGGCCGTCCCTTCCGATTTTTCCGGAGGACGCGTCCGTGCGCATCGTCGCGGAAGTCTTTCAGGATTTCTGCGACGAGGTACTCGTGCCGCAGGCGCTGCATTGGCGATGGAGCTTTGCCGAGCAGCGCCAGTGGGTCGAGGACGACTGGGAGTCGGTTTTCGGCTCGATCGCGAACAAGCTGGCCGCCAAGATGCACGGCGCGCTGACGTTCTACGGCATCACCGAACGATCGCGCGGCGGCGCCGAGCGCTGGTTCCACGGTTTCCTCGACCTTTTGCAGGCGCATTTTGCCGAAAGCCGCTACGTGCTCGGCGACGTCGTCACGGTCGCCGACTATGCGCTGTTCGGGCCGATGTTCGCGCACTTCGCGCGCGATCCGGTGCCGGCGCGCATCGTGCGAAGCCGCGCACCGCTGGTGATGGCGTGGCTTCACGAAGTCAGCGCGGCCGGTCCTCCGTCCCCGTGGGCGCACCCGCCGGCCGTGCGCGAAACCCTGCTTCCGGTGCTGGCCGCGCTCGGCGGCGCCGCCGTTTCCCAGTTCCTCGCGATCGGTCCCTTCGTCGCCGACGCGCTTTCGAACATGCCGGCCGGCGAGGAATCTCCGAGAGTGCTCGGCCTCTTCGAACAGGACGTGTTCGGCACGCCGGAGCAGCGCATCGCTTCGACGTATCCGCTGTGGCGCCAGCAGCGCACGGCGCATCGCTACGCGGCGCTGTCGCCTGGAGACAGGGCCGTCGCCGACGAGATGCTCGGGCCGATCGGCGTGCTGCCTTATCTTCAGACGAATTTTGCCGCGCCGCTCGTCATGGACGGTTTCCGCCTGCGGATCGGAGACGGACAGGCGACGGCCAGCGCGGCGGGCTGA
- a CDS encoding Glu/Leu/Phe/Val dehydrogenase — protein MQPPLSFIQPSPHSPWGTYLAQVDRVVPHLGELARWAETLRHPKRALIVDIPIEMDDGIVRHFEGYRVQHNLSRGPGKGGVRFHPEVTLEEVMALAAWMTIKNAAVNLPYGGAKGGIRVDPRTLSIKELEKLTRRYTSEIGVIIGPQQDIPAPDVNTNAQVMAWIMDTYSMNSHSTITGVVTGKPIDLGGSLGRNKATGRGVFVTGREAARRIGLDLDGARVAVQGFGNVGSAAAEMMAGAGARIVAVQDQSCTIANERGLDVARLIESVRRTGSVRDVGETGGADLIADEDFWSWPCDILVPAALEGQVNVARASRIHARLVLEGANGPMHPDAEELLHERGVLVVPDVICNAGGVIVSYFEWVQDFSSFFWSEDEVNLRLDRILLDALRKIWETGDRLNVDLRTAAFSVACERVLTARKLRGLYP, from the coding sequence ATGCAGCCGCCGCTGTCGTTCATCCAGCCGTCGCCGCACAGCCCGTGGGGCACCTATCTCGCGCAGGTCGATCGCGTGGTGCCGCATCTCGGCGAGCTCGCGCGATGGGCCGAGACGCTGCGCCACCCCAAGCGCGCCCTCATCGTCGACATCCCGATCGAGATGGACGACGGCATCGTGCGCCACTTCGAAGGCTACCGTGTCCAGCACAACCTGTCGCGCGGGCCGGGCAAGGGCGGGGTGCGCTTTCATCCGGAAGTCACTCTCGAAGAAGTCATGGCGCTGGCCGCGTGGATGACGATCAAGAACGCGGCCGTGAATCTGCCGTACGGCGGTGCCAAGGGCGGAATTCGCGTCGATCCGCGCACGCTGTCGATCAAGGAGCTCGAGAAGCTCACGCGCCGCTACACGAGCGAGATCGGTGTCATCATCGGCCCCCAGCAGGACATCCCGGCCCCCGACGTCAACACCAACGCGCAGGTGATGGCGTGGATCATGGACACCTATTCGATGAACTCGCACTCGACGATCACCGGCGTCGTCACCGGCAAGCCGATCGATCTCGGCGGTTCGCTCGGGCGCAACAAGGCCACCGGCCGCGGCGTCTTCGTCACGGGCCGCGAGGCCGCTCGCCGCATCGGGCTCGACCTCGACGGCGCGCGCGTGGCGGTACAGGGTTTCGGCAACGTCGGTTCCGCCGCCGCCGAGATGATGGCGGGTGCCGGCGCCAGGATCGTCGCCGTGCAGGACCAGTCGTGCACGATCGCGAACGAGCGCGGTCTCGACGTCGCCAGGCTGATCGAGTCGGTGCGCCGCACCGGATCGGTGCGCGACGTCGGCGAGACCGGTGGCGCGGACCTGATCGCCGACGAGGATTTCTGGTCGTGGCCCTGCGACATCCTGGTGCCCGCGGCGCTGGAGGGACAGGTGAACGTGGCGCGAGCCTCGCGCATCCACGCGCGCCTCGTGCTCGAAGGTGCCAACGGACCGATGCATCCGGACGCCGAGGAGCTGCTGCACGAGCGCGGCGTGCTCGTGGTGCCCGACGTCATCTGCAACGCCGGCGGCGTCATCGTCAGCTACTTCGAATGGGTGCAGGACTTCTCGAGCTTCTTCTGGAGCGAGGATGAGGTGAACCTGCGTCTGGATCGCATCCTGCTCGACGCGCTGCGCAAGATCTGGGAGACCGGCGACCGCCTGAACGTCGATCTGCGCACCGCCGCATTCTCCGTCGCCTGCGAGCGCGTGCTGACGGCACGCAAGCTGCGAGGGCTCTATCCCTGA
- a CDS encoding sialidase family protein, with amino-acid sequence MLVPAAVCLAQVPSFEPPRVLDLAAKDDTHNDELPRIASGVGAVWVIVWQVDGAVDMGLGHDTDIVYSRSSDDGAHWSAPRPVSETFVTDSAEDRQPALATDGKGTWVVVWSSTEDLAGTSRRDRDIHYSVSTDNALTWSPPRNLNSNAATDWGDDEAADIATDGKGRWVVVWQSSDTLGNTKGGDRDILFAVSNDPLKSWTAPAVVDAAARNDTAFDTHPRIVTDSNGTWLVGWSSGGPSRDTGRIQRGVLVARSSDDAATWNTPQVLSGTDEDDRPDFGPRLGTDRRGNWICAWASSDSLGETIGRDRDILYVRSSDGGRTWTKRAPLNSQAAVDTGDDETPEIAVDGSGNWVTTWVSWDKRGGRGADADLLVEMSRDAGATWTPAVPLNTNADTDRGEDIAPSIATDRSGLWITAWSSTETFGEVIGHNRDILIASGRFGREIAGPPSNNSKH; translated from the coding sequence GTGCTCGTCCCCGCTGCAGTCTGCCTCGCCCAGGTTCCGAGCTTCGAGCCGCCGCGGGTCCTCGACCTCGCGGCCAAGGACGATACCCACAACGATGAGCTTCCCCGCATCGCCTCCGGCGTCGGCGCCGTCTGGGTCATCGTCTGGCAGGTCGACGGGGCCGTCGACATGGGCCTCGGCCACGACACCGACATCGTCTATTCGCGCAGCTCGGACGACGGCGCCCACTGGAGTGCGCCGCGTCCGGTGAGCGAGACCTTCGTGACCGATTCCGCCGAGGATCGGCAACCGGCGCTGGCAACCGACGGCAAGGGAACCTGGGTCGTCGTCTGGTCGTCCACCGAGGACCTGGCCGGCACTTCGCGGCGCGACCGGGACATCCATTATTCGGTGTCCACCGACAACGCGCTCACGTGGAGCCCCCCTCGCAATCTCAACAGCAACGCCGCGACCGACTGGGGCGATGACGAGGCCGCCGACATCGCGACCGACGGCAAAGGACGCTGGGTTGTCGTCTGGCAGTCGAGCGACACTCTCGGCAACACGAAGGGCGGCGATCGCGACATCCTGTTCGCGGTCTCCAACGATCCTTTGAAATCGTGGACCGCGCCCGCCGTCGTCGACGCTGCGGCCAGGAACGACACGGCTTTCGATACGCACCCGCGCATCGTGACCGACAGCAACGGCACATGGCTGGTCGGCTGGTCGTCGGGTGGTCCTTCGCGCGATACCGGCAGGATCCAGCGCGGAGTGCTGGTTGCGCGCTCGAGCGACGACGCCGCGACATGGAACACTCCGCAGGTGCTCTCCGGCACGGACGAGGACGACCGGCCCGATTTCGGGCCTCGACTCGGAACCGATCGCCGCGGCAACTGGATCTGCGCGTGGGCGTCTTCCGACAGCCTCGGCGAGACGATCGGCCGCGACCGCGACATTCTTTACGTGCGCTCGAGCGACGGCGGCCGCACGTGGACGAAACGTGCCCCGCTCAACAGCCAGGCCGCCGTGGACACCGGCGACGACGAGACGCCGGAGATCGCGGTGGACGGATCGGGCAACTGGGTCACGACGTGGGTGTCGTGGGACAAGCGCGGAGGGCGCGGAGCCGACGCGGATCTGCTCGTCGAGATGTCGCGCGATGCCGGCGCGACCTGGACCCCCGCCGTTCCTCTCAATACGAACGCCGACACCGACCGCGGCGAGGATATCGCCCCGTCGATCGCGACCGACCGCAGCGGACTGTGGATCACCGCATGGTCGTCGACCGAAACCTTCGGCGAAGTCATCGGGCACAACCGCGACATCCTGATCGCCAGCGGCCGCTTCGGGCGCGAGATCGCCGGGCCGCCTTCGAACAACTCGAAGCACTAG
- the fbp gene encoding class 1 fructose-bisphosphatase, with protein MEQIGESLRGHLLGVGGNAPTEHGVAAVLLELATAAVAIVHEVNRAGLVGILGRTDARNVHGEAVQKLDVYANDLLVEGLRKSGVVCGMASEEAEDIIAPSSAGEEAEHLVFFDPLDGSSNIDVNVSIGTIFAIYRRRTKSGPATLEDFLQPGREQVAAGYFLYGTSTMLVFAAGNGVNGFTLEPSTGEFRLSHPEIRTPERGKIYSCNEGNWSSWDEPTRQYVQSLRDPGGGAGRPYTSRYVGSFVADFHRNLLKGGVFLYPANAPRPGEAPRGKLRLMYECNPMAFLQTRAGGNAVAIDDDVLEIVPTGIHHRVALVIGSRVDVDEYLGYRRRYAAT; from the coding sequence ATGGAACAGATCGGCGAATCGCTGCGAGGCCATCTTCTGGGCGTCGGCGGCAATGCTCCAACCGAGCATGGCGTGGCGGCGGTGCTGCTGGAGCTGGCGACGGCCGCGGTCGCCATCGTGCACGAGGTCAATCGTGCCGGGCTCGTCGGCATCCTCGGGCGCACCGATGCGCGAAACGTGCACGGCGAGGCCGTCCAGAAGCTCGACGTCTACGCCAACGACCTGCTGGTGGAGGGGCTGCGCAAATCGGGCGTGGTCTGCGGCATGGCTTCCGAGGAAGCCGAGGACATCATCGCGCCGTCGTCTGCCGGAGAAGAAGCCGAACACCTCGTCTTCTTCGACCCGCTCGACGGATCCTCCAACATCGACGTCAACGTGAGCATCGGGACGATCTTCGCGATCTACCGGCGCCGCACGAAAAGCGGGCCCGCCACCCTCGAGGACTTCCTGCAGCCGGGGCGCGAGCAGGTCGCGGCAGGTTATTTTCTCTACGGCACCAGCACGATGCTCGTCTTCGCGGCCGGTAACGGTGTGAATGGTTTCACACTGGAGCCCTCCACCGGCGAGTTCCGGCTTTCGCATCCGGAGATCCGCACGCCCGAGCGCGGCAAGATCTACAGCTGCAACGAAGGCAACTGGTCGAGCTGGGACGAGCCGACCAGGCAGTACGTGCAGTCCCTGCGCGATCCCGGCGGCGGCGCGGGCCGTCCCTACACGTCCCGCTACGTCGGCTCCTTCGTCGCCGATTTCCACCGCAACCTGCTGAAGGGCGGCGTGTTCCTGTACCCGGCCAACGCGCCGCGTCCCGGCGAGGCGCCGCGCGGCAAGCTGCGCCTCATGTACGAGTGCAACCCGATGGCGTTCCTGCAGACGCGGGCGGGAGGCAACGCCGTTGCGATCGATGACGACGTGCTCGAGATCGTGCCGACCGGCATCCATCACCGGGTGGCGCTCGTGATCGGCAGCCGCGTGGACGTCGACGAGTATCTCGGCTACAGGCGCAGGTACGCCGCCACCTGA
- a CDS encoding tRNA (cytidine(34)-2'-O)-methyltransferase codes for MRIVLLEPEIPQNTGSIARLGAATGTALDLVAPLGFSLEDRYLKRAGLDYWPWVDLTVHESWQRYLATPRPGRLVGFSARASQPYTRCAFRDDDRLLFGKETSGLGSDVVSMLGSDVFTIPMTNPNVRSLNLSNAVSIVVYEARRQLGLLE; via the coding sequence ATGCGAATCGTCCTGCTCGAGCCCGAGATCCCGCAGAATACCGGCTCGATCGCGCGTCTTGGCGCGGCGACCGGAACTGCGCTCGACCTCGTCGCTCCCCTCGGGTTTTCACTCGAAGACCGTTACCTGAAGCGAGCCGGCCTCGACTACTGGCCGTGGGTCGATCTTACGGTGCACGAGAGCTGGCAGCGCTACCTCGCCACGCCTCGCCCAGGGCGCCTGGTCGGCTTTTCGGCCCGCGCGAGCCAGCCGTACACACGCTGCGCGTTTCGCGACGACGACCGGTTGCTGTTCGGCAAGGAGACCAGCGGCCTCGGCAGCGACGTCGTCTCGATGCTCGGCAGCGACGTCTTCACGATCCCGATGACCAATCCGAACGTGCGAAGTCTCAACCTGTCGAATGCGGTATCGATCGTGGTCTACGAGGCCAGGCGCCAGCTCGGCCTTCTCGAGTAA
- a CDS encoding ferritin-like domain-containing protein codes for MTYLANTDFLDDKDFVDRYRYTMRTGNLDLSWMNAATEHVEVQAANKRRGLTFRDLDVGSYGYTNLPAITRGPSSLAPRGAEETPGLPDMNAGTVRKADVWAYNIEGYYEEAMSRQWNATTDIPWKQLCEHQLPEDIGKAYSQLLTFLTEVEMIATDVPSKWLSQISSDYFEVKSFIATQCMDEARHAEIFRKRALTTGYGLMKASPQNERNLKFLREADSFAEASTTLHLQAEGFVLTMFRFSEFLSPTDGDKKLFRLVMQDEARHVGYGMQHLKWHLENAPESREIIHRHLAEAENFVFGGIFAPEVLESFVILAGKGSKKENIRAGLEVVNRFSIQQVEEYFERLDKCGMPERRERSTLWQVVEMAKAGIALNH; via the coding sequence ATGACCTACCTTGCGAACACCGATTTTCTCGACGACAAGGATTTCGTCGACCGCTACCGCTACACGATGCGCACCGGCAACCTCGACCTGTCGTGGATGAACGCGGCGACCGAGCACGTCGAGGTGCAGGCGGCCAACAAGCGGCGCGGCCTGACGTTCCGCGACCTCGACGTCGGCAGCTACGGCTACACGAACCTGCCCGCGATCACGCGCGGACCGAGCTCGCTGGCGCCGCGCGGCGCCGAGGAAACACCGGGCCTTCCCGACATGAATGCCGGCACGGTGCGCAAGGCCGACGTCTGGGCCTACAACATCGAGGGCTACTACGAAGAGGCGATGAGCCGCCAGTGGAACGCCACGACCGACATCCCGTGGAAGCAGCTCTGCGAGCACCAGCTCCCCGAGGACATCGGCAAGGCGTACTCGCAGCTGCTGACGTTCCTGACGGAAGTCGAGATGATCGCCACCGACGTGCCGTCCAAATGGCTGTCGCAGATCAGCTCGGATTACTTCGAGGTCAAGAGCTTCATCGCGACGCAGTGCATGGACGAGGCGCGCCACGCCGAGATTTTCCGCAAGCGTGCGCTCACGACCGGCTACGGCCTGATGAAGGCGAGCCCCCAGAACGAGCGCAACCTCAAGTTCCTTCGCGAAGCCGACAGCTTTGCCGAGGCATCGACGACGCTGCACCTGCAGGCCGAAGGGTTCGTGCTGACGATGTTCCGCTTCAGCGAGTTCCTGTCGCCGACCGACGGCGACAAGAAGCTGTTCCGCCTCGTGATGCAGGACGAGGCTCGCCACGTCGGCTACGGCATGCAGCACCTGAAGTGGCACCTGGAGAACGCGCCCGAGTCGCGCGAGATCATCCATCGCCACCTGGCCGAGGCCGAGAATTTCGTGTTCGGCGGCATCTTCGCGCCAGAAGTGCTCGAGTCGTTCGTGATCCTGGCCGGCAAGGGCTCGAAGAAAGAGAACATCCGCGCCGGCCTCGAGGTGGTCAACCGTTTCTCGATCCAGCAGGTCGAGGAGTACTTCGAGCGTCTCGACAAGTGCGGCATGCCCGAACGCCGCGAGCGCAGCACGCTGTGGCAGGTGGTCGAAATGGCCAAAGCCGGCATCGCGCTGAACCACTGA
- a CDS encoding TetR/AcrR family transcriptional regulator yields MTGETPARRRGRTSKISRERILDASLVEFAKHGYEGATTASVARRIGVTQPLIHYHFGSKEALWRAAVELGFSQMAQLLDGVATDGAELDPRERLRRVAGRFVHFSAKHPEVSRLIIAESAVPGPRLEWMTDKHLRPLIRRVEETFRAARDAGIVKNLSLESLIFVFLGALPHFFDGAPLIGLLWGIDPASSEHVTEYADTLVEVLTAGLLVPSATS; encoded by the coding sequence ATGACAGGCGAAACCCCAGCCCGCCGCCGCGGGCGCACTTCGAAGATCTCGCGGGAACGGATCCTCGACGCCTCGCTGGTCGAGTTCGCCAAGCACGGTTACGAGGGAGCCACGACCGCCTCGGTTGCGCGCCGCATCGGTGTGACGCAGCCGCTGATCCACTACCATTTCGGATCCAAGGAAGCGCTGTGGCGGGCCGCCGTCGAGCTCGGCTTCAGCCAGATGGCGCAACTCCTCGACGGAGTCGCCACCGACGGCGCGGAGCTCGATCCGCGCGAGCGGCTGCGCCGGGTCGCCGGCCGCTTCGTCCACTTCAGCGCCAAGCACCCGGAAGTCAGTCGCCTGATCATCGCCGAGTCGGCAGTGCCGGGGCCGCGCCTGGAATGGATGACCGACAAGCACCTGAGGCCGCTGATCCGCCGTGTCGAGGAGACGTTCCGCGCCGCGCGCGACGCCGGCATCGTCAAGAACCTCTCTCTCGAATCGCTGATCTTCGTTTTCCTTGGTGCTCTTCCTCACTTCTTCGACGGAGCGCCGCTGATCGGGCTGCTGTGGGGAATCGATCCGGCTTCGTCCGAGCACGTGACGGAGTATGCCGACACCCTGGTCGAGGTTCTGACGGCCGGCCTTCTGGTGCCGAGCGCCACAAGCTGA